CCGGGGGGCTACGACTCGCTATCGGCGCCCAGCTCGAGCTGCTCGAGCTGGGCGTCGGCAGCGTTCGTCGAGGTGTCGTCCTCGGCACTCCGCTGCGGGCCGAGGTACATCCATCGGCCCAGACCGCGCAGGTACTGAAATCCGTCTTGGTGCCGAGCGGCTTGTCGAAGTTGAGCCAGTTTGGCGTCGAGATTGTCGATCATGTGAAGCGCGAGCGCCTCGGCCGTGCGCGGCTCGACCGGCGCTCCGTACTCCATCCGGCCCTGATGAGACAGCACCAAGTGTTCCAGGTGGACCGCGTCGTCGTTGGGGAACCCCGGAATCGCCGCGCAGCGTTCGCGCAGGAGATCGCGGCCGATGACCACATGTCCCACCAGTTGTCCTTCGGGGGTGTAGTCATTGGCGGGCATGGCGCCGATTTCGAGGAGCTTGCCGAGATCGTGGAACAGGACTCCGACCAGAAGCAGATCGCGGTCGAGCTCGGGATAGTGACCGGCCACCATCGATGCGAGCTCAGCCATCGACACGACATGCTCGAGGAGACCTCCGCGATAGGCGTGGTGTATGGTCTTCGCCGCCGGGTGTTCCTTGAGCGCTTTTCCGTGGATGGTCAGGGTCTCCTTGGTGAGCCGGTCCAGGTGGGGGCGCTCGATCGTTCGGAAGACAGCCTCCAGTCTGCGCCACAGATCTTCCGGATCCTCCGGAGTCGACGGGATCAAAAGTGCTTCGTCGAAACCGTGCTCGCGGTCATCGTCGGTTGCACGTCGGCACTGGTCGATGCTGAGCTGAATCTGTTCGCGAAAGCTCTTTACGATGCCACGAAACGCCACGAAGTCGTGCGCTTCGAAATCGGCGTCGAGAGCGGCGCTGTCGGCCCAAATCTTCGCGAAGACGGTGCCCGT
This genomic interval from bacterium contains the following:
- a CDS encoding HD domain-containing protein; protein product: MPTRQNIPIFDWQSGDSVAGFALVTRKERRQDRNARDYIDLELTDNTGTVFAKIWADSAALDADFEAHDFVAFRGIVKSFREQIQLSIDQCRRATDDDREHGFDEALLIPSTPEDPEDLWRRLEAVFRTIERPHLDRLTKETLTIHGKALKEHPAAKTIHHAYRGGLLEHVVSMAELASMVAGHYPELDRDLLLVGVLFHDLGKLLEIGAMPANDYTPEGQLVGHVVIGRDLLRERCAAIPGFPNDDAVHLEHLVLSHQGRMEYGAPVEPRTAEALALHMIDNLDAKLAQLRQAARHQDGFQYLRGLGRWMYLGPQRSAEDDTSTNAADAQLEQLELGADSES